tctttttttattggtgcaatatttctgtgattttattttttattgctggCTGTGTGTTGCCAGTGTTTGTGTTACTTCAGTCTGTGTGATTGGTTGTTTTCTGATAAGAAATAACCTCTATCATGGCTCATGACTGAAATTTTATGGTTATTTTATGGACATTCTCTGAGTTGTTGCCTTAGCGCaggtgtgtatttgtttgcagATGAAACCACTGAAGATAGCCTAATTGCTGacatatttatcttatttctGTCATATTGTTTGTCttaatgtttaaaatgcagCTCATCAACCCGCCCGGGGTGAGACTTCAGTCTGTGCTGAAAATCTTCCCTTTCAAGTCTCTGAAGTGTTTAGAGGTACAATATGACTTGACTACATTCAGTCCTTTGTTGATTCTTCTATCTCTTCTGTTTCAtcccttcttctttctctcaatGCCAGTTTCTGTCATTAaaacctttttctgtctgtcccaaaaacacatttaggGTTAGTGCTTTCTACTCACATGATGTGTTTGCCTCTTTTCCTCAATAGCTGAAGCGTATCCCCCCACACTGTCTAGAGGGACTAAGAGGAGTTTACTCCCAGTTGGAGGTCTTCACCTGCTCAAAGAGCCTCAGCTCCCTGGAGGTACTCTCAATGCATTACGTTTGTCAGAGACTGTATGTATGGCATGTCTGGCTATGAGAGAAagtcatatgtgtgtgtcttgtttgttcttttgtaGGAGCTGCTTTCCCTGTGTGGAGGTGACCTCAGTTCTGCACTGCCTTGGCTGGAACTGCACACCCTCAACTTCAGCTACAACTCCATCGTCTGCCTTGACCAGTCACTAGTGAGACATAAATATTCACAGATGCATCAACACTGACTTATTAGGTGATGTTTCAGCTGTCCTGAGCAGactgcactctctctctctcttacagaGTTTACTGAATGTCCTGAAGTTTTTGGATTTAAGCCATAACAAGATTCAGGAGTGTGCTGAATTTCTAAAGGTAGGATAGACACCAGTGTTCTTTTAATATGgtaattaaactttatttatatgatatactttcctctgtttctgtttgtgtcaaACCCTtgttctgcttttctttatttcacttATTACCTCATTACTTTCCTTCAGCCCCTGAGTGAACTGGAGCACTTAAATCTGGGCTACAACTGCCTGCAGAGGGTGCCAACGCTGGGCCTGAGTGCCAGGGCCAAACTCCTCACACTCATCCTCAGGAACAATGAACTAGAGACTATAAATGGTAAGGAAGACTGACAAAGACACATAATCATTACTCTTATGAATACTCTTTCCCAGATCCCATATTGCACTTGttacacattattacattattttttttactccatgtgcatgtgtgtgtgtgcacatatgttttttttcacatttttgatactgtgtctgtgttttccttCATCGCTGTGCTCTCTGGTTGAGCAGGAGTGGAACAGTTGTCCTCACTCCAGCACATAGACCTGGCCTATAATCTTCTGTTGGAGCATTCCCAGTTGGCGCCTCTCTCCCTGCTGCATTGTCTCAACACAGTAAGGACACACACTTACCCACAAAAGCTCCAGAAGGTCATTCAGCggacagatttttttgtcttcaggTATTGCTTAACATAGAGTATGTGAGATCAATGCAGTATCTACTCTAAAATGTAATGTTCTGTCTTGTAGCTGAACCTGGAGGGAAACCCACTGTACTTCCAGAAGACCCACCGCACTTGTACCGTCCGCCATCTCTCCCCAAAGGCTGTCAACCTCAGGGTGAATAATTGCAGTAAAAATagatatacatacagtatgtgacatttttttggttaaaaaaatgctgtaatAAGGAAAGAAAAGGTTTGTTGGCGGTTGTAATCTATAAAAAAAGGtagtaaaacaaaatgaagcatAGTAGTTCGACAAAGGAATTGCATGTCTTGATTTATCTGAAAGCACAGCCTCTTTACATTTATAGTACTGCTCCAAAACAGTGGGCTTCCTCTGATTGGTGGTCTTCTGATTTGCTTGCTTTTAGCCAATAGTTGTCACATTACTGGGATAATCTTAATCAGAGATGCTACTCCTATGACTGGTACATCTGTAAAATTTGTCACCTTTACAGAAATTAGATTAGAGCGTGACAGAGATGGTTGCCTGAGCGGCAACTGCTGgaaaacagatgaagaaaaatatggatGTTTTTTCACTGAACTcaaagttgttttgttgtttgtttcttaccAGCTCAAACTTGATGGCACTGAGCTGTCCTCATCTGAGTTATCAGTAAGtttctcagccaatcacatgatTATTCCCACCATAGTATATTGATACAGAGTAAATAACTGTAATGGTAAATGGTATGAGCCAATGATGTTCATTTGCATTATGTTAAGGTATAATTTACAAATTTATATATAcgtgtacagtatgttgcagAAAGATATCACAGTGATAATacttatttatcatattttctctgtttctctgcaggtTTTGCCAAAACCAGGACAGCTGATTGTCCAGGTGCAGACTTCTGCTCCAGTTGCCCTGCCACCAGAACGGAGTAACCAGGAGGCGTCCAGTGGAGCCGGGGAGCTGAGTGACAGTATGTCGGTTGGAGAAGTGGGAGTCTCACACATTCGCAAGAAGAAATCCAGGGTAAGAGACCAACTCCTAATGTGTATTAAAATGGGTATCTATTGAAATATCTGTATAGGATAGTTTCAAACTGAATTCTGtggcatatttttcttttctgtgtttcagagtAAGGTGAAAGTGCGGCGGGCCAGCATCTCTGAGCCCAGTGATACAGATTATGAGCCCAGACGAGTGTCCTCCACACAGGGTTGGTTATTAAAGCATGTCTGTCCCTTagatttttactgtaatatCATGCCAAGTATCTAAATTTACCTCAGTTTCTCCCTgatctttattgttttatttaagttttcCACTTGTTTTAAATACTAGTTGCTTTACCGAGATTAAAGCTTATTCAGCAGTTACATAAAGATTGAAAAGCTTATGTTGTTTGTCCACTAGGTATTGTCCTTCCTCACCAAGAGGAGATTGAACGCATGTCCAGCTTCAGAGAGCAGCTTGGTGAGGATTGGCTGCGGTTCCAACACCATCTAGATAGAGCGTCCCCCTCTGCCATCACCACAGCTGTCAGCACCGACCAGCCAGCTCCTCAACACCAAACCCTCTCCAACGGCCTCAACGCCGCCACATGTCCATCCGCCGTCGCCGAGCACCAGCCAGTGGACACGCTGGAAGTTCTCCCTCCACCGCTTCTCTCCTCAGAGCCAAGGATGGAGACAGACAGTGTGGATGCAGAACAAGAAACGGAGTCCACTCTAAAGTGGCGCTTACAGTCCACCTTAGAGGAGAGCACGGTGGACGGTCCGGTGATGAGCCAGGGAGCGGTCAGCTCACCTGGACCCAGTCTAGAGTCTCAGATGTCGGCTAGAGCAGAGAGTGGAGACAccaaggaggaagaagaagaggaggatctGGGAGGTAGGGTAGTTAAGGAAACTCTATGGATCTGTCATTTGAAGTTAGGTATTAGTTTTACGTCCCAAATATTTGTATATGAAGAATCAGAACAGACAGATGTAAAACAATCACTAGTACTGAATCTTTGTTCCCTAAAGTGTTTGACTAACTGGTGCTTGAACACAGTATGTTCTTCATTACAATAGATCTTGCAGCACCTCTGAAtcactgtgaaaatgtttttgaggtgtttttttttctctctgtcgaCTTGTTTTCATAGTCGACCTGTGTCTCCCCCTACTTGTTGGAGTCTTATCCgacaaagaagaggaagacGACGAAGGCCAGGGTGAGACGAAGAataaaaagaggaggagggaggtgttTCTGCGTGTCAAACAGGGCCTGTTGCTGGAAGTGGACATGCAGAGCGGCCAGGAGAGATGCAGACTAGAGCTGGACAGCCTGGCCGGGGTGGAGACCACAGAGGCCGCCTGGACCCAAGGGGTGAAGACTTATAAACTGTTTATTGAGAAGAAACACAAGATTTTGCAGTActtaactaaaaaaaatataaaacacagttCATTGCATGAAATATAGTTTGAATTTATGGGTGAGTTTGTCTTCATTTGTCATATTTGgatatatatcaatatcaaaaCAACATTCTCACAGATGTTGCGAAATTGATTTTAATAGTATTGCCCAGCTCTAAAACAAATGCatcaggaaaaaaacatcatttcaagGAGTTGACCAAtgagttttctttcttttctttgtctcaggAAACAGAAGAGATGTTTCCAGCTGTGGAGCTTCAGTTCGACTACATCagcagggagaagaggaggaggcgtTACGTCCTGCTGGATGATGACCCGCAGCAGGCACTTCAGGTTAATGACACATAATTTACCCCAAAAccttcaaatgcacttacattcacacacccacacacccacacaaacaataaaatcccCATGGGGGCCTTAGTCATCCTCTGTCATTTCAAAACCCTGTTGGCAGGGAAGTTTTTTGGAAAACTTTCATCCCGTAAGATGACACGAGCTTACAAAGGTCACACACTcgcaaaaaaacatttatatccGTGCCTACATGCTCGATATGTATGGCATGCGATGcaacacatattcacacaaaagAGAACACCCACACTCACCCACTGGCATCTTGGACAAGCTGTACAAGTCTCATCACGCTCACAGGCTGCCCTCTACCACAAACCCTGttacctttttttgttttcaaattttgACGTCAACATCCAGCAGTACACTCTGTACTATGTTTACTGTCTTGTTATGATTTTGGTTTTTTTCTCACATTGTGCAACAGCAAATCCGTGCCAGTTATAGTGTTAATGCAACACAGAAAGACACTACCATTTCTAATGTGTTAGATTCTTCTTCAGATTTGTCAcggacaacacacacatacctgaaGTGAAAAGTATAAAATCTTGAACCAGACGTGCattgttcttgtttttactgGAACACTCAGACATTAACAATGATACATCCTGTGAAATTATCCTTAAACTCTTATGGTTTTTGGCTCTTTTTAGAAGCTTGATCTAGCTCCTACAGTTTCTGGTTTGCAGCTGCAAACACGCAAATAGCTTTCtgagcattttgtttttttccagacagAAGTGTTTTTCTTCTAGGGAAAAGGTGGAAGCTTGCGTATCTGATGAGCCGTCGACTGCTACAAAAAGTCAACTTTTCTCAGCTTACAAGCTTGATTTCTGCACAAACAACTATCGCTTGCTCCGCTTTATTGAATTAAATTTCTGTGTGAGCGAGCACATTCTTAAACTAATATGTAAAAACCTCACTGTTTTTTATGACTAGGCTCTGACCGACGTGCTATCTCATGTGGCGGAGGAAAACCGGCGTCGAGACTCCGAACTCCGCCCCAGCTGTGTTCGTCTGCAGTGCCTTCGCTGCAGGTCAGAGTTCACCGCTCAGGGAGGAAGGAGCGAAGAGGAGGCGGGAGGGAGAGTGAGGAGTAGAGGGGCTGCGATTCTACCGGAGAGTGGGGAAGAGCGGGATGAGGAGGAGTCGACGGAGCGCGATGACAACAGCAAAGGTGAGAGGGAAAGTGAACAGTCGCCTTCAAGAAACACTTTGACAGAAACATAAAGAAGCTTATGGGATATGTTTCATATTATTAGTGCGTTTGTCAGGGACAAAAGCAcctgaaaaatataaattatatttacaagGTTTACATGCATAGAGGTACAAACAGGTACATCAAGTTTAAAACAAAGCAGGTGATACAAAAAAGAGGATAAGGGTGTTAAAACAGTCATAGACTTCCAGTAATCTATTATCATTGACCAGATTTTAAAGGGCATctttaaatagaataaaataagtTCAGAGAGGTGAAACTGAATCATACGGCGCCCACAAACAGTATGAATATCCCTTAAAAAAATACCAAGGCCCCAGGAACGTGATGTTTGGCTTTAGTTGTAATCTCAGTCTGTCATCCCGAGATGTCAAAGAAACCCACGCGAAAACCGCAGCCTTTACTCTGAAAAGCTTTTGTCTGATTCATGCTTCATACTGACTCACGCCCAGTCTCGGATGAGTCACGCTCAACCTCACATACACTCGAccacccttttttaaaaaatgaggcTTTTACTCCAAATCAGcacttttccctcttttttttttttttgactcaatgTCAGctggttgtgttgttgttgttattgagTGAAGATGAGATAGAAAAGACACAAGACAAGGTCACACAAATTTTACACCTGGCACCTATCACCTATCATTTGACGTCTTTCCGACTGCTGCTTAACTATCAGGCTCCCATTGGTAGTCTGCACAGTGCTGCGTATTTTCCCAAAACAAAATCCTGGTTTCAGAAGGGCTCCTGTAAAGTGTTCCAGGCGTTATCTCTTCTCTTTTATTGCCAAGCGGCCTGTTCTGCTGAGTTCCCACCTCTACAATCAGCACAAAACTGATAATACACTTCGCTCTGGCAGCCTCCTCTCAGTCATTCGACCTAACCTGACATTAAGACCTGCACCAGCACGCACAGACAGTGTGCAGGCTTTGTTGGACAGATGTTTTGGGGATTTCTTGGAACCGCAGTCTTTTGTTAGTGTGCTTAGTCTGCAGCTATGCTGAAATTTCAGGCAATAAATACCTTTTTCGTTCGCACGTGTCTGAACTTAGACCATTGTTTGCTTGTGGGTTACAGAAATACATAGCctgcagaaaggaaaaaaaaaaaaaaaagtgtcatccTCATATGAAACTTGTTAGGAATGACAGCGCGCGTGTTTTCTATAAATTTGCTTGAATTATAGGTTGTCAGAGCCATTAAACTGTCCCCTTGTTCCTGAGTAGATGTAACAGATGATAAAGCCTCAGATATGTagtaataacattttattttttccatttttttataatcaaatatTACCTCCCCACATGTAAGAAACTGTCAGCTTCACTCCATGGATAACAAAACTTTAAATGATGAATATAACTATATATCTTAATCTAAAACAGTAAGGGCTGCAACACAACTACAGGTTTAACTGCAGTAACTTGGAATGGCCATGAGGGGGAGCACTTCTTATTCCCTATCAAAGATTTACAAGTGTTCTCTACAGCACTTATTGCTTTCTGGAAATTAAATTCCTGCTCAtatatttggtttgtttttttccaggaaaCACCAACATTTGTCCGGAGTGTGGTAGCGACCATGTGGTCCAGCTGGCTGGCCAATCAACTCCATACTGCAGCACACCGATCCGCCGTCCATCAAAGCCAGACAGCGAGGACGACCATCTCGATATAACTCAGAGCACTCGCAGTGCCAATAAGGTGTCTCTGATCAGTATAACATCTTCcccttctgtctgtttttcctttcactctctcccagagtttaatttttttttctctgtgtcataACAGGAGGATTACACAGATGCCAGTATTAGCAGCAGTCCCATTCCTGAAGCTGCCGTCACCACAGAAGATCCCACTTTTGTCACAGCTCAGGGAAGCTCCTTCTTCATCGGGGAAGGTCAGAGTGATACCTGCAGTCTCTCCTACAACACAGAGTGCCAAAGTAAAGAGGATCTGGCCGGGAGTTACCGCTACACCGCTCTCGATGCTACACCACCTGGAATCCAATCCCAACCTACAGGAAGAGCTACCCCGAATGGTGGGTATTTTTTACCTGTgtgaaaaaataacagaaaatagtgaaaaatgctcaaaaCTGTTTTTCAGATCCCAAAATGATGACTCCAAAGTGGTCTCCAACAATCCAAAACTCGAAGATATTTAAtatacaatgatataaaacacagaaaagcagcaaaacctcacatttacaaagctgaaaccaacaaatgtttgtcattttagcTCGATAAAAACCAAATGAAAGCTTATGGATTTGATTAATAGTTTAATCGTTTCAGCCGCACACTTTTTACATCCATAATAACAATGCAGTGGTGGCAGGCACTGTTTATTGGAGGACAGCCCGAACGGCAGTAAAATACAAATGGTGTTTTATTACTTATAAATCAAATTCTACATTTCACATGGTCATTGTAAAACACATCAACTGTGGCATGCGGTATAAACTGTTTGCATCAGCTTCATTGTTTTTCCAGAGGATAGATTTCTGTCTTAATTGAAAGTGAGCGGAGATGGGAAGTATTTAGATTCCGTGGATGTGGTGTATCTCTGTGACAGCATCCGATTTCCCCACATCTGTCTGCCATTTTTAGATGAACCACATGGTGACTGTGCAACAAGACAGATTGGAGTCATTACTGGAAGTGATGGGAGAGGAATGAAAGCCTAAGAGGGAGGGCTGAGGCGTAATAACAgctttctgtatctttttctttttttttcgtGTTACTGTAGCTGCAGCGCCAGTACCGTGTAATCTGTCCTTCTGAAACCACAGTCTCACACTGGAGACagctcatcctcatcctcaaagACTTACTTACACTGAATATAGTGTCTGTTTTTAGTGATACAGTGCACCCATTGTTGTGGAGCAGCCTGCaaaactttcttctttttctgaaGGAGTGCTTTGTCTGCAACCAacctgagtgtgtgtctctgtgtgtgtgtgtgtgtttgtgtgttcatacaCCTTTCACCCTTTGAGAAAGAACTCTGCCTCAAGGTTCAAAGGACCTTCTAATCTGATCTTTGTTTGCGCTCTCTTCAAAATGAAAGATGCTGAGTTTGTTTTGGCCTCTTCTGGTCTGTGCCCTGTCATTTTTGATTAGCTGTAACCATTCATCAGCGTTCAAATAACCTCTATTTGTGTTCATTGCTGGATTTATTGCTCTTAAATGCCTTTCTGCATGAGGGCGGTTGGCTAATACTGCAGTCTGCCGCAGTAAAAATCTGGATGAGGTTTCAAAAAATCCAGGAAATATATAAGTCTTCATATTGCTACCAGGAAACTCTGGCTTAACCATAAATGTAAATTATCATTTAAGGGTATAAAAAAAGTATccaaaaatcatattttagccCTAATTCATGAAGATAGTTCTCATATGTGCTAAAAATGCAAGTATTGCTGCTTTAACTGGCGACTGTTCTCAAactttttggtttggttttataATTTTAAGGCAGAGCTGCTCTTGATGTGTCTTTAGATGATTTGGACCTGCTGTCTGAAGACTATGAGGCGGTGGATCATCGCCTGAAGCTGTTCCTGGATGTGGAGGTCTtcgaagaggaagaggaggttcATTCTTTTCTTAAGGTCGGTAACAGTAAGACTCACTTCTATTAAAGCCCCCCGGAAAATCTGGGCTTTAAATCTCTCTAACATAAATAAGCAACACTCTACCCAAAgggatagtttgacattttttggggTGATATGCTAATTCGCTTTTCTTGctgagagagatgagaagatcaatacacaCAGGCTCATGTCTGTAGGGGCCAGCTcgagcagtgacttcctggactCTTGTTTTAACAATTTGGTTCGTGTACAAACTAAACAGACCAGATATAATGTGTTGataagtgagctttagaggtagGAGGGAGATTTTTTTCAGCCTTTGAACAGAGCcgggctagctgtttccagtcttgtACTGGCTACAGCTTCATGTTAACCATACATTCATATCCTTATataataagcacatttcccaaatCTAGTCCTCTAAGAGATAAAGGCAGATttgcttcatcaggactgtgtgagtgtggttTAATTAGATTTGACTCAAGAAGCAGATAGACAAAATAGGTTTTCTTGACCTTTTAAGTCTCTATTATTAAGGTTGGAAATGTTAGTATTACTGTTTCTTTAAGCAGCAGGCTGTGAATTATCACTGAAATTTAGAAGtacaatgtttttatgttgctgcTATTGTTGCTTTTGTGATTGCGGTTTTTAAAAGGTCGTCTAACATATCATC
This DNA window, taken from Thunnus albacares chromosome 24, fThuAlb1.1, whole genome shotgun sequence, encodes the following:
- the LOC122976494 gene encoding serine/threonine-protein kinase 11-interacting protein isoform X1, producing the protein MAVSPSGQSSLVHSLATLLRNDGDLVLDGSSTLTLPAASLQQLNRLFEQYLLSRSQQHGFLALPSHPADTASLLQLQFLFDVLQKTISLKLINPPGVRLQSVLKIFPFKSLKCLELKRIPPHCLEGLRGVYSQLEVFTCSKSLSSLEELLSLCGGDLSSALPWLELHTLNFSYNSIVCLDQSLSLLNVLKFLDLSHNKIQECAEFLKPLSELEHLNLGYNCLQRVPTLGLSARAKLLTLILRNNELETINGVEQLSSLQHIDLAYNLLLEHSQLAPLSLLHCLNTLNLEGNPLYFQKTHRTCTVRHLSPKAVNLRLKLDGTELSSSELSVLPKPGQLIVQVQTSAPVALPPERSNQEASSGAGELSDSMSVGEVGVSHIRKKKSRSKVKVRRASISEPSDTDYEPRRVSSTQGIVLPHQEEIERMSSFREQLGEDWLRFQHHLDRASPSAITTAVSTDQPAPQHQTLSNGLNAATCPSAVAEHQPVDTLEVLPPPLLSSEPRMETDSVDAEQETESTLKWRLQSTLEESTVDGPVMSQGAVSSPGPSLESQMSARAESGDTKEEEEEEDLGVDLCLPLLVGVLSDKEEEDDEGQGETKNKKRRREVFLRVKQGLLLEVDMQSGQERCRLELDSLAGVETTEAAWTQGETEEMFPAVELQFDYISREKRRRRYVLLDDDPQQALQALTDVLSHVAEENRRRDSELRPSCVRLQCLRCRSEFTAQGGRSEEEAGGRVRSRGAAILPESGEERDEEESTERDDNSKGNTNICPECGSDHVVQLAGQSTPYCSTPIRRPSKPDSEDDHLDITQSTRSANKEDYTDASISSSPIPEAAVTTEDPTFVTAQGSSFFIGEGQSDTCSLSYNTECQSKEDLAGSYRYTALDATPPGIQSQPTGRATPNDDLDLLSEDYEAVDHRLKLFLDVEVFEEEEEVHSFLKMSAVKFGEPWEVPSLLVVSDQRIYFLEMTSETHRGQLSDWLQKKDSHPIMELSYLEVGLGSQSIHMEFGDGGVAYTLLVRDSLRCKRFFGLLTGIVREMAHKSDSKLNSISTTRLNPQHHLWPLVCEDIQADVEDGQLQFFYILAFVLQDDIWMPLTVLATRETLYLLKEDHQWRKSSNQLTVSDNKEPSSGGFTVLETLPISCVSSIHLWPSDECRMDIKLYDETVKQEKTWCVRSESSELLQGLLAWVRAQWEAMFGVKLHTSLQDKEA
- the LOC122976494 gene encoding serine/threonine-protein kinase 11-interacting protein isoform X2; protein product: MAVSPSGQSSLVHSLATLLRNDGDLVLDGSSTLTLPAASLQQLNRLFEQYLLSRSQQHGFLALPSHPADTASLLQLQFLFDVLQKTISLKLINPPGVRLQSVLKIFPFKSLKCLELKRIPPHCLEGLRGVYSQLEVFTCSKSLSSLEELLSLCGGDLSSALPWLELHTLNFSYNSIVCLDQSLSLLNVLKFLDLSHNKIQECAEFLKPLSELEHLNLGYNCLQRVPTLGLSARAKLLTLILRNNELETINGVEQLSSLQHIDLAYNLLLEHSQLAPLSLLHCLNTLNLEGNPLYFQKTHRTCTVRHLSPKAVNLRLKLDGTELSSSELSVLPKPGQLIVQVQTSAPVALPPERSNQEASSGAGELSDSMSVGEVGVSHIRKKKSRSKVKVRRASISEPSDTDYEPRRVSSTQGIVLPHQEEIERMSSFREQLGEDWLRFQHHLDRASPSAITTAVSTDQPAPQHQTLSNGLNAATCPSAVAEHQPVDTLEVLPPPLLSSEPRMETDSVDAEQETESTLKWRLQSTLEESTVDGPVMSQGAVSSPGPSLESQMSARAESGDTKEEEEEEDLGVDLCLPLLVGVLSDKEEEDDEGQGETKNKKRRREVFLRVKQGLLLEVDMQSGQERCRLELDSLAGVETTEAAWTQGETEEMFPAVELQFDYISREKRRRRYVLLDDDPQQALQALTDVLSHVAEENRRRDSELRPSCVRLQCLRCRSEFTAQGGRSEEEAGGRVRSRGAAILPESGEERDEEESTERDDNSKGNTNICPECGSDHVVQLAGQSTPYCSTPIRRPSKPDSEDDHLDITQSTRSANKEDYTDASISSSPIPEAAVTTEDPTFVTAQGSSFFIGEGQSDTCSLSYNTECQSKEDLAGSYRYTALDATPPGIQSQPTGRATPNDDLDLLSEDYEAVDHRLKLFLDVEVFEEEEEVHSFLKMSAVKFGEPWEVPSLLVVSDQRIYFLEMTSETQGQLSDWLQKKDSHPIMELSYLEVGLGSQSIHMEFGDGGVAYTLLVRDSLRCKRFFGLLTGIVREMAHKSDSKLNSISTTRLNPQHHLWPLVCEDIQADVEDGQLQFFYILAFVLQDDIWMPLTVLATRETLYLLKEDHQWRKSSNQLTVSDNKEPSSGGFTVLETLPISCVSSIHLWPSDECRMDIKLYDETVKQEKTWCVRSESSELLQGLLAWVRAQWEAMFGVKLHTSLQDKEA